In one Arenibacter antarcticus genomic region, the following are encoded:
- a CDS encoding VCBS repeat-containing protein — translation MKNKMHSLFHSWFALFFLYLLSNFGLAQNSNRFTLLKSTNTGIEFNNKIKDTKEANILLYSNFYGGAGVGVGDFNNDGLQDLYFAGNLVPDKLYMNQGNFIFKDVTDLAGINDDGGWSTGVTIADVNNDGNLDIYISRELYDDKPNLRSNLLYINNGDGIFIESAGKIGIADSQRTRHATFLDYDNDGLLDLFLLTQPPNPGSYSKFSGTTLLKDEYHVKLYKNTGKDFFVETTEEAGLKITGFPNGVSASDFNNDGWTDLYVANDFNAPDFLLINNQDGTFTNVGNKALNHMSYYSMGVDVADIDNDGNLDIFVVDMVAEDNFRSKSNMGGMNPDAFWNVVNEGGHYQFMYNTLQLNNGNGTFSDIAQLTGMAATDWSWSNLIVDLDNDGLKDTYITNGLLHDIRNTDADKKVGKLINETTFKYLQENPQGGNVKSVFDILDLKKVLSVLPSQPLKNYAYKNMGNLNFKKVMDEWGLKEESFSNGSAYADLDNDGDLDLIVNNINDKAFVYRNNSENFEANNYLRIKLTDSINRPVFGTKATLYLNGGKQYLEHTNVRGIYSTSEPILHFGTGNEFLIDSLRVQWPNHSITKLYNIKTNQLLKLNMAGGMFKPYLAANSSKTLFKELHEESFPIEFVHKENEFNDFEYQVLLPHKMSQFGPALAKGDVNNDGLEDIFVGGATGFSASLFISDQNGNFTEIVHGIWDKDAAYEDVDALFLDINGDGLEDLYVVSGGNEFNVNDPHYIDRLYLNMGNGVFSKGAILNIDHTSGSKVVAEDYDKDGDIDLFVGGRHVPHHYPMPATSMLLKNENGKLVNRTLEIAPEFKDLGMVTDAVWSDYDNDGDMDLIVVGEWMQITVFKNEQGKLKKEIIPSLDATTGWWYSIEKGDFDKDGDMDFIVGNIGLNYKYKTSTEKPFDIYFNDFDNNGSYDIVLGYYNGEKHYPLRGFSCSSEQIPGLKSKIQKYDLFASLEIDQIYGKENLERSLHYKADTFASSYIENLGNGNFKVSALPNKAQFSSINDMLVEDFNGDGNLDVILVGNMFVSEIETPRNDAGTGVLMLGNGKGDFDFLTIKESGFFANKDVKKIISVSIKDKEWIIVGNNNDNLQFFEKRN, via the coding sequence ATGAAAAATAAAATGCACAGTTTGTTCCATTCTTGGTTCGCCTTGTTTTTCCTTTATTTGCTATCCAATTTCGGATTAGCCCAGAATTCTAATCGATTCACTTTACTGAAATCTACTAATACAGGAATAGAATTCAATAATAAAATTAAGGACACCAAGGAAGCTAATATATTACTATACTCTAATTTTTATGGAGGCGCAGGTGTTGGGGTGGGTGATTTTAATAATGATGGATTACAAGACCTATATTTTGCCGGAAATTTAGTTCCAGACAAACTATATATGAACCAGGGTAACTTTATTTTTAAGGATGTAACAGACTTGGCTGGAATTAATGACGATGGCGGGTGGTCTACTGGAGTCACCATCGCAGATGTAAACAATGACGGTAATTTGGATATTTATATCAGTCGTGAACTTTATGATGATAAACCAAATTTGAGAAGTAATCTTTTATACATCAATAACGGGGATGGGATTTTTATAGAATCTGCAGGGAAAATTGGGATTGCCGATTCCCAAAGAACAAGGCATGCCACTTTTTTGGATTATGATAATGACGGGTTATTGGACTTGTTTTTGTTGACACAACCTCCAAATCCAGGAAGTTATTCCAAATTTTCAGGTACTACTTTGCTTAAAGACGAATATCATGTTAAACTTTACAAAAATACCGGCAAGGACTTTTTTGTTGAAACCACCGAGGAGGCCGGGCTTAAGATAACAGGTTTTCCAAATGGTGTATCGGCAAGCGATTTTAACAATGATGGTTGGACTGATCTTTATGTTGCTAATGATTTTAATGCCCCAGATTTTCTACTAATCAATAACCAAGATGGTACTTTTACCAATGTAGGAAACAAAGCACTCAACCATATGTCCTACTATAGTATGGGAGTGGATGTGGCCGACATTGATAATGACGGTAATTTAGATATTTTTGTAGTTGATATGGTAGCGGAAGATAACTTCCGCTCAAAATCGAATATGGGCGGAATGAATCCGGATGCGTTCTGGAACGTGGTCAATGAAGGAGGCCATTATCAATTTATGTACAATACCCTACAACTTAACAATGGGAATGGCACCTTTAGTGATATTGCTCAATTGACTGGAATGGCAGCTACTGATTGGAGCTGGTCTAATCTTATTGTCGATTTAGATAACGACGGTTTAAAGGATACCTATATAACCAATGGTCTGCTCCACGATATTAGAAACACGGACGCAGATAAAAAAGTAGGAAAGCTCATCAACGAAACTACTTTTAAATACTTACAGGAAAATCCTCAAGGAGGTAATGTAAAAAGTGTCTTCGATATTTTAGACCTAAAGAAGGTGCTTTCTGTACTTCCTTCGCAGCCTTTGAAAAATTACGCCTATAAAAATATGGGGAACCTTAATTTTAAGAAAGTAATGGATGAATGGGGGCTTAAAGAAGAATCCTTTTCCAATGGTTCTGCATACGCAGATTTGGATAATGATGGGGATTTGGACCTAATTGTAAACAACATCAATGATAAGGCATTTGTATATAGAAATAATTCAGAGAATTTTGAGGCCAATAATTATTTGCGTATTAAATTGACCGATTCAATAAATAGACCAGTATTTGGCACAAAAGCTACATTGTATTTAAATGGGGGCAAACAATATTTAGAACATACCAATGTCCGTGGTATTTATTCGACAAGTGAACCCATCTTACATTTTGGTACAGGGAATGAATTTTTGATAGACAGTTTAAGGGTTCAATGGCCCAATCATTCAATTACAAAATTATATAACATAAAGACCAATCAACTTTTAAAATTAAACATGGCAGGTGGTATGTTTAAACCCTACTTAGCAGCAAATAGCAGTAAAACATTATTTAAAGAATTACATGAAGAATCATTCCCCATTGAGTTTGTACACAAAGAAAACGAATTTAATGATTTTGAATATCAAGTCCTCTTACCTCATAAAATGTCACAATTTGGACCTGCACTTGCTAAGGGTGATGTAAATAATGATGGCCTAGAGGATATCTTTGTTGGTGGGGCTACTGGATTTAGTGCTTCACTTTTCATTTCAGATCAAAATGGAAATTTCACAGAAATCGTTCATGGTATATGGGATAAAGATGCTGCTTATGAAGATGTTGACGCTTTGTTTCTAGACATAAATGGAGACGGACTTGAAGATCTATACGTTGTGAGCGGTGGAAACGAATTTAATGTTAACGACCCACATTATATAGACCGACTTTATTTGAACATGGGAAATGGAGTTTTTTCCAAAGGAGCCATCTTGAATATTGACCATACTAGTGGTTCTAAAGTGGTGGCCGAGGATTATGACAAGGACGGGGATATAGATCTTTTTGTTGGTGGAAGGCATGTGCCACATCATTACCCGATGCCTGCTACAAGCATGTTATTAAAGAATGAAAATGGGAAGTTGGTGAACCGTACGTTGGAAATTGCTCCCGAATTTAAAGACTTAGGCATGGTAACAGATGCCGTATGGAGCGATTATGACAATGATGGCGACATGGATCTCATAGTAGTTGGGGAGTGGATGCAGATAACAGTATTTAAGAATGAGCAAGGTAAATTAAAAAAAGAAATAATTCCTTCGTTGGACGCCACAACAGGCTGGTGGTATAGCATTGAAAAAGGAGACTTTGACAAGGATGGCGACATGGATTTTATCGTCGGCAATATTGGGCTAAATTATAAGTATAAAACCTCGACCGAGAAACCTTTCGACATATACTTTAACGACTTTGATAACAACGGTAGTTATGATATTGTGTTGGGTTACTACAACGGTGAAAAGCATTACCCTCTAAGGGGGTTTTCTTGTTCATCTGAGCAAATACCTGGTTTAAAGAGTAAAATTCAAAAATACGATCTCTTTGCATCTTTGGAAATAGATCAAATATATGGTAAGGAAAATTTAGAGAGGTCACTCCATTATAAAGCTGATACCTTTGCTTCATCCTATATTGAAAATTTGGGAAATGGTAATTTCAAGGTTTCAGCTTTGCCTAACAAGGCACAGTTCAGCAGTATTAATGATATGCTAGTGGAGGATTTTAATGGAGATG